One Sinorhizobium mexicanum genomic region harbors:
- the znuA gene encoding zinc ABC transporter substrate-binding protein ZnuA, whose amino-acid sequence MRSTPALLFASTVLLSAPAWADAPNVVASIKPVHSLVASIMEGVGEPSLIVEGGASPHTYNMKPSNAAALQAANVVFWVGHGLEAFLDKPLEALGSGAKVVELSEAPGLEKLRFREGGAFETHGHDEGEEAADDGHEHEEHAAKQEPAHDHEHRHAEGEVDMHLWLDPMNAKAMAAEIEKALAEADPSNAAAYEANLVKLNQRLDALDKHLAETVTPVRDKPFVVFHDAYQYFEHRYEVRVAGSITVSPEVLPGAERLSEIRAKIKELGATCVFAEPQFEPKLINVVIEGTPAKPGTLDPEAATLDAGPDLYFQLMENIGASLKSCLASAS is encoded by the coding sequence ATGAGATCGACGCCTGCCCTGCTTTTTGCATCAACCGTCCTTTTGTCCGCACCGGCCTGGGCGGATGCGCCCAATGTGGTGGCTTCGATCAAGCCTGTCCACTCGCTGGTCGCGTCGATCATGGAGGGCGTCGGCGAACCGTCGCTCATCGTCGAGGGCGGCGCCTCGCCGCACACCTACAACATGAAACCCTCGAATGCCGCGGCGTTGCAGGCGGCGAACGTGGTGTTCTGGGTCGGCCACGGCCTCGAAGCGTTCCTGGACAAGCCGCTCGAAGCGCTTGGCAGCGGCGCCAAGGTGGTGGAACTCAGCGAAGCGCCCGGCCTTGAGAAGCTGAGGTTCCGCGAAGGCGGTGCGTTCGAGACGCACGGGCATGACGAGGGTGAGGAAGCCGCCGACGATGGCCACGAACATGAAGAGCACGCCGCCAAACAGGAGCCGGCTCACGATCATGAGCACCGCCATGCCGAGGGCGAGGTCGACATGCATTTGTGGCTTGACCCGATGAACGCCAAGGCGATGGCCGCCGAGATCGAAAAAGCGCTCGCCGAAGCCGACCCCAGCAATGCCGCTGCCTACGAGGCCAATCTGGTCAAGCTCAACCAAAGATTGGATGCGCTGGACAAACACCTTGCAGAGACGGTGACGCCGGTCCGGGACAAGCCTTTCGTCGTCTTCCACGACGCCTATCAGTATTTCGAGCATCGCTACGAGGTACGTGTCGCCGGATCCATCACCGTCAGCCCCGAAGTGCTTCCCGGCGCCGAACGGCTTTCCGAAATCCGCGCCAAGATCAAGGAACTGGGCGCGACCTGCGTCTTTGCCGAACCGCAATTCGAGCCGAAGCTGATCAATGTCGTCATCGAAGGCACCCCGGCGAAACCCGGAACGCTCGATCCTGAGGCGGCAACGCTCGATGCCGGGCCGGACCTCTATTTCCAGCTGATGGAGAATATCGGCGCTTCGCTGAAATCCTGCCTGGCTTCGGCGAGCTAG
- a CDS encoding RcnB family protein gives MKRLIIALVASSFLASPMAFAQPSGSFEVAQAHDRYRSKSVDRHVYKHVDKTVEKRVIIKKHRWARGHRLSPAERRHMAYVRDYRRYKLRTPPRGQQWVRVDNDFLLISLATGVIVGLAATH, from the coding sequence ATGAAACGTCTCATCATTGCCCTCGTCGCCAGTTCCTTCCTGGCAAGCCCCATGGCTTTTGCCCAACCGTCCGGATCTTTCGAGGTTGCGCAGGCGCATGACCGTTACCGGTCCAAGTCTGTCGACCGGCACGTATACAAGCACGTCGACAAGACTGTCGAAAAGCGCGTGATCATCAAGAAGCATCGCTGGGCGCGTGGCCATCGCTTGAGCCCGGCCGAGCGGCGCCACATGGCCTATGTCCGTGACTACCGGCGCTACAAGCTGCGCACGCCGCCACGCGGCCAGCAATGGGTGCGCGTCGACAATGATTTCCTGCTGATCAGCCTGGCGACCGGCGTTATCGTCGGCCTTGCCGCGACCCACTGA
- a CDS encoding glycoside hydrolase family 43 protein: MVATIRNPILPGFNPDPSICRVGDDYYIATSTFEWYPGVQIHHSRDLVNWRLVRRPLERASQLDMRGNPDSCGVWAPCLSYSGGLFWLVYTDVKRFDGNFKDAHNYIVTAEAVEATWSDPVYVNSSGFDPSLFHDDDGRKWFLNMQWNHRTESFGGAPKTPAFDGILLQEWDERTRRLVGPVKNIFAGSSLGLVEGPHLFKRNGWYYLTVAEGGTGYDHAVTMARSRSIDGPYEMHPNTHLISSKDHPEAALQRAGHGQYVETPDGQAYHTHLCGRPLAPQRRCTLGRETALQKCVWREDGWLYLENGGTVPDVTVPAPASTSVVAQPSVVETDFDEADLPAEFQWLRTPAAERIFSLTWRAGHFRLFARESIGSWFEQALVARRQEHHSFRAETVVEFAPETYQQVAGLTHYYNRHKFHALGVTWHEKLGRAVTILSCPGDFPHGRLAFPAGSGAAVPDGPIHLAMEVRDNDLQFFWRAAEHDTWQAIGPVLDAGVISDEGGRGEHGSFTGAFAGMFAFDTSGSALPADFDHFRYQAPV, from the coding sequence ATGGTCGCGACTATCCGCAATCCGATTCTTCCGGGCTTCAACCCGGATCCGTCGATCTGCCGCGTTGGCGACGACTATTACATCGCCACTTCGACCTTCGAATGGTACCCGGGCGTGCAGATCCACCACTCACGCGATCTCGTGAACTGGCGGCTCGTGCGTCGGCCGCTGGAGCGGGCAAGCCAGCTCGACATGCGCGGCAATCCCGATAGCTGCGGCGTCTGGGCGCCATGCCTGTCCTATTCAGGCGGGCTGTTCTGGCTGGTCTATACCGACGTCAAGCGCTTCGACGGCAACTTCAAGGACGCGCATAACTACATCGTCACGGCGGAGGCGGTGGAGGCCACCTGGTCCGATCCGGTCTATGTCAACTCGTCCGGCTTCGACCCCTCGCTCTTTCATGACGACGACGGCCGCAAGTGGTTCCTCAATATGCAGTGGAACCACCGCACCGAGAGCTTCGGCGGCGCGCCGAAGACTCCGGCCTTCGACGGGATTCTCCTGCAGGAGTGGGACGAGCGTACTCGCCGGCTCGTCGGCCCGGTCAAGAACATCTTCGCCGGCAGTTCGCTCGGCCTGGTCGAGGGGCCGCATCTCTTCAAGCGCAACGGCTGGTACTATCTGACGGTCGCGGAAGGTGGCACCGGCTATGACCATGCCGTGACGATGGCTCGTTCGCGCAGCATCGACGGACCCTATGAGATGCATCCGAATACCCATCTCATCAGCTCGAAGGATCACCCCGAGGCCGCGCTGCAGCGGGCAGGGCACGGGCAGTATGTCGAGACGCCGGACGGTCAGGCCTATCACACCCATCTGTGCGGCCGTCCGCTAGCGCCGCAACGCCGCTGCACCCTCGGCCGCGAAACGGCGCTGCAGAAATGCGTCTGGCGCGAGGATGGTTGGCTTTACCTCGAAAACGGCGGCACGGTCCCGGACGTGACTGTTCCAGCACCGGCGAGTACGAGCGTCGTCGCGCAGCCAAGCGTGGTCGAGACCGATTTCGACGAGGCGGACCTTCCCGCCGAGTTCCAGTGGCTGCGCACGCCCGCGGCTGAGCGCATCTTCTCGCTGACGTGGCGGGCGGGGCATTTCAGGCTCTTCGCCCGGGAAAGCATCGGCAGCTGGTTCGAGCAGGCGTTGGTGGCGCGGCGGCAGGAGCACCATTCGTTCCGGGCCGAGACCGTCGTTGAGTTTGCGCCCGAGACCTACCAGCAGGTGGCCGGCCTGACGCATTACTATAACAGACACAAGTTTCACGCATTGGGCGTCACCTGGCACGAAAAGCTCGGACGAGCCGTCACCATTCTCTCGTGCCCCGGCGATTTTCCGCATGGCCGCCTGGCATTCCCGGCGGGCAGCGGCGCCGCGGTTCCGGATGGACCGATCCACCTGGCGATGGAAGTGCGTGACAACGATCTCCAGTTCTTCTGGCGAGCGGCGGAGCACGACACATGGCAGGCAATCGGCCCGGTGCTCGACGCCGGCGTGATTTCCGACGAAGGAGGGCGGGGCGAGCACGGCTCGTTCACCGGTGCTTTCGCCGGCATGTTCGCCTTCGATACCTCGGGCAGCGCACTGCCGGCCGATTTCGATCATTTTCGCTATCAGGCGCCTGTCTAG
- a CDS encoding TRAP transporter small permease subunit: MKPLLGFSRLIDTITENIGKAVGWLILVAVLVSAGNAVIRKIFNMSSNAWLEAQWYLFGAAFMFAAAYTLSQNEHIRIDVVYGSFSRRVQHWIDLFGHVFFLMPFVLLMLYYLVPYVRMSYVSGEVSSSAGGLIIWPAKAILLIGFVLLALQGVSEIIKKIAIMTGNMDDPTSYVPTHAPLDEAAGPEVRS; encoded by the coding sequence ATGAAACCGTTACTCGGCTTCAGTCGGTTGATCGACACCATCACCGAGAATATCGGCAAGGCGGTCGGCTGGCTCATTCTGGTCGCCGTGCTCGTCAGCGCGGGCAATGCCGTCATCCGAAAAATCTTCAACATGTCGTCGAATGCCTGGCTCGAGGCGCAGTGGTATCTCTTCGGCGCAGCCTTCATGTTCGCTGCCGCCTATACGCTCAGCCAGAACGAACACATCCGCATCGACGTCGTCTACGGCAGTTTCTCGCGCCGCGTGCAGCACTGGATCGACCTCTTCGGTCACGTCTTCTTCCTGATGCCGTTCGTGCTACTCATGCTCTATTACCTCGTCCCCTACGTCCGCATGTCCTACGTGTCGGGTGAAGTCTCGTCGAGCGCAGGCGGACTGATCATCTGGCCCGCAAAAGCCATCCTGCTCATCGGCTTCGTGCTCCTCGCCCTGCAGGGTGTTTCGGAAATCATCAAGAAAATAGCGATCATGACGGGAAATATGGACGATCCCACCTCCTACGTGCCGACGCATGCACCGCTTGACGAAGCTGCAGGTCCGGAGGTGCGCTCGTGA
- a CDS encoding TRAP transporter large permease gives MIEFIAENLAPIMFVSLIVFLMLGYPVAFSLAANGLLFFIIGVELAPLSDSINLSWPLLNALPERFWGVMSNDTLLAIPFFTFMGIVLEKSGMAEDLLDTIGQLFGPVRGGLAYAVIFVGALLAATTGVVAASVIAMGLISLPIMLRYGYDRRVASGVIAASGTLAQIIPPSLVLIVLADQLGRSVGDMYAGALIPGLVLTGLYMLYILLMSFLNRDSMPALPLEARTLGSGVTSLAIALIVAAGIAYAAHVYLSPTQGENADILGATVGVAFIYVVALIDRALKINALSRLAQQVIIVLIPPLALIFLVLGTIFLGIATPTEGGAMGAVGALIMAAAKGRLSLDVVRGALTSTTRLSAFVLFILIGARVFSLTFYGVNGHLWVEHLLTAMPGGEVGFLIAVNLLVFFLAFFLDFFELAFIIVPLLAPAADKLGIDLIWFGVLLGINMQTSFMHPPFGFALFYLRSVAARVPYLDKVTGKITQPVTTGQIYWGAVPFVGIQILMVALTIMFPQMVMHYKGSGAVVDPSTIKIEVPGFGTGGGGLTLPDNGGGLGLPGGLQLPGGSPLDNGQQPAQPNNAPAQQNKPATDLSAPPKFN, from the coding sequence GTGATTGAGTTCATTGCTGAAAACCTGGCACCGATCATGTTCGTATCGCTGATCGTGTTCCTGATGCTGGGTTACCCCGTCGCCTTCTCGCTCGCCGCCAACGGTCTCCTGTTCTTCATCATCGGCGTCGAACTCGCGCCGCTTTCGGATTCGATCAATCTTTCCTGGCCGCTTCTCAACGCATTGCCCGAACGTTTCTGGGGGGTGATGTCCAATGACACGTTGCTCGCGATCCCCTTCTTCACCTTCATGGGCATCGTGCTGGAAAAGTCAGGCATGGCCGAGGACCTGCTCGACACGATCGGCCAACTCTTCGGCCCCGTCCGCGGCGGTCTTGCCTATGCGGTCATCTTCGTCGGCGCACTGCTTGCGGCAACCACCGGCGTGGTTGCGGCCTCGGTCATCGCCATGGGGCTGATCTCGCTGCCGATCATGCTGCGCTACGGCTATGACCGGCGCGTGGCATCCGGCGTCATCGCCGCCTCCGGCACGCTCGCCCAGATCATCCCGCCGTCGCTCGTGCTGATCGTCCTTGCCGACCAGCTCGGCCGTTCGGTTGGCGACATGTATGCCGGCGCCCTCATCCCGGGTCTCGTGCTGACCGGCCTGTACATGCTGTACATCCTGCTGATGTCGTTCCTCAATCGCGACTCCATGCCGGCATTGCCGCTGGAAGCGCGCACGCTCGGATCCGGCGTCACGTCACTTGCCATCGCGCTCATTGTCGCCGCCGGTATCGCCTATGCGGCGCACGTCTATCTCTCGCCTACCCAAGGCGAGAACGCGGATATCCTCGGGGCGACCGTTGGCGTCGCGTTCATCTACGTCGTCGCTCTCATCGACCGGGCCCTCAAGATCAATGCCCTGTCCCGGCTGGCGCAGCAGGTCATCATCGTCCTGATCCCGCCGCTCGCGCTAATCTTCCTCGTCCTCGGCACCATCTTCCTCGGCATCGCGACGCCGACGGAAGGCGGAGCGATGGGCGCGGTCGGCGCGCTGATCATGGCAGCCGCCAAGGGGCGGCTCAGTCTCGATGTCGTGCGTGGAGCGCTGACCTCGACGACGCGCCTTTCCGCCTTCGTGCTCTTCATCCTGATCGGCGCACGTGTCTTCTCGCTGACCTTCTACGGCGTCAACGGACATCTGTGGGTCGAACACCTGCTGACGGCGATGCCGGGCGGCGAAGTCGGCTTCCTCATTGCGGTCAACCTGCTGGTCTTCTTCCTGGCGTTCTTCCTCGACTTCTTCGAGCTCGCCTTTATCATCGTGCCACTGCTCGCACCGGCGGCCGACAAGCTCGGCATCGACCTCATCTGGTTCGGCGTGCTGCTCGGCATCAACATGCAGACGAGCTTCATGCACCCGCCCTTCGGCTTCGCGCTCTTCTACCTGCGCTCAGTCGCAGCCAGGGTGCCCTACCTCGACAAGGTGACCGGCAAAATCACCCAACCGGTTACCACGGGCCAGATCTATTGGGGTGCGGTACCGTTCGTTGGTATCCAGATCCTCATGGTGGCGCTGACGATCATGTTCCCGCAGATGGTCATGCACTACAAGGGAAGCGGCGCCGTCGTCGATCCGTCCACCATCAAGATCGAGGTCCCGGGCTTCGGAACGGGTGGCGGCGGACTGACCCTCCCCGACAATGGCGGCGGTCTCGGTCTTCCGGGTGGCCTGCAACTGCCGGGCGGCAGCCCGCTCGACAACGGTCAGCAGCCAGCCCAGCCGAACAATGCACCCGCCCAGCAGAACAAGCCGGCGACCGATCTCAGCGCGCCGCCTAAGTTCAACTAG